From Monomorium pharaonis isolate MP-MQ-018 chromosome 9, ASM1337386v2, whole genome shotgun sequence, the proteins below share one genomic window:
- the LOC105835338 gene encoding cytochrome P450 307a1: MIFISATTYFLLSIVLMALVLIAIDHARSKKKKLKKLYDGVESSELLEAPGPKPWPVLGSLHILGRYDVPYKAFGDLVKAYNSQVIKLKMGSLPCVVVNGLENIKEVLVTKGHHFDSRPNFIRYHLLFCGNKENSLAFCNWSDVQKTRREMLRGHTFPRAFTTRYNQLNGIIGGEMDWLINHLTGISGISLHAKPLIMHTCANIFIKYFCSRSFDLDHGPFREMIENFDKVFYEVNQGYAADFMPFLMPLHQRNMTRMANWSHEIRKFVEENIIGDRLTSWKSVIPEVDYVDCLINHIKTDAEPKMTWEMAMFALEDIIGGHSAVGNLLVKILGYLVTRPHVQKIAQMEIDGIETSGEFVGLENRGSMPYTEAIILEAIRLIASPIVPHVANQNSSIAGYKIEKDTFIFLNNYDLNMSDELWTSPEEFIPARFVQSGKLLKPEHFLPFGGGRRSCMGYKMVQYISFSTIATLLKNFNILPVEKENYKVPIGNLALPENTFNFRFERR, translated from the exons ATGATTTTTATCAGCGCCACGACGTACTTCCTGCTCTCTATCGTTCTGATGGCCTTGGTCTTGATTGCGATAGACCACGCCAGatcaaagaagaaaaagcTGAAGAAATTATACGATGGCGTAGAATCATCCGAGCTACTAGAAGCTCCTGGACCGAAGCCATGGCCAGTTCTGGGCTCTCTTCATATTTTGGGACGCTACGACGTGCCTTACAAGGCCTTCGGCGACCTCGTCAAGGCCTACAATAGCCAGGTGATCAAGCTCAAGATGGGATCTCTACCTTGTGTAGTCGTCAATGGATTGGAGAACATTAAAGAGGTCTTGGTCACCAAGGGCCACCACTTCGATTCTAGGCCAAACTTTATTAGATATCATCTCCTCTTCTGTGGCAACAAAGAGAACT CTTTAGCATTCTGCAACTGGTCAGACGTGCAAAAGACGCGAAGGGAGATGCTGCGAGGGCATACTTTCCCGCGCGCCTTCACCACGCGGTACAACCAGTTGAACGGCATCATCGGCGGTGAAATGGACTGGCTGATTAACCACTTGACCGGCATCTCTGGTATCAGCCTCCACGCCAAGCCACTGATCATGCACACGTGCGCGAACATCTTTATCAAGTACTTTTGCTCGCGGAGCTTCGACCTTGATCACGGTCCCTTCCGCGAGATGATCGAAAACTTCGACAAGGTCTTCTACGAAGTTAACCAAGGATACGCCGCGGATTTCATGCCGTTCCTGATGCCGCTTCATCAGCGCAACATGACAAGGATGGCGAATTGGAGCCACGAAATCAGAAAATTTGTGGAGGAGAATATAATTGGCGATCGTCTGACCAGCTGGAAGTCAGTCATACCGGAGGTGGACTACGTGGACTGCCTGATAAATCACATCAAAACTGACGCCGAACCTAAGATGACTTGGGAAATGGCGATGTTCGCGCTGGAAGATATTATCGGAGGTCACTCGGCGGTTGGCAATCTCCTCGTCAAGATTCTTGGATACCTGGTTACTAGACCGCACGTACAGAAAATAGCGCAGATGGAAATTGACGGAATTGAAACCTCGGGCGAGTTTGTCGGACTGGAGAATAGAGGAAGCATGCCTTACACGGAAGCCATCATTCTTGAAGCGATTAGGTTGATCGCCAGTCCGATCGTGCCACATGTCGCCAATCAAAACAGCTCAATAGCCG GCTACAAGATAGAAAAGGACACGTTTATTTTCCTGAACAACTATGACCTAAATATGTCGGATGAGTTGTGGACCTCTCCCGAAGAGTTTATACCGGCAAGATTCGTGCAGAGCGGCAAACTGCTGAAGCCGGAACATTTCCTGCCGTTCGGTGGCGGCCGAAGGTCCTGCATGGGCTACAAAATGGTCCAATATATCAGTTTCTCGACGATAGCCACTTTGCTAAAGAACTTTAACATATTACCGGTGGAGAAGGAAAACTACAAGGTTCCCATCGGCAATCTAGCACTTCCGGAGAATACGTTTAATTTCCGTTTCGAGAGACGGTAG